From Candidatus Pedobacter colombiensis, one genomic window encodes:
- the bla gene encoding class A beta-lactamase has protein sequence MNFMLTLRTITCIICLCISTNCLLAQQHVLSQIEQAAATLKAQIGVNAIILETGDTINFHEEQRFPMQSTYKFPIAMSILHKVDQGKLTLKQKIAINPSEIIPRGVSLIREKYPQGTTLDLNELLRLNVAESDGTACDVLIRLAGGTQKVQEYINSIGIKNMRIATTEMVQVSDDWIQYQNWSTPKAMTELLKIFYEGDVLSKNSQSKLLEWMIASVPGNKRLKGSLPPNAVVAHKPGTSGTFRGLTRATNDIGIITLPNGNHVAISVFVSDAYGTTPEREGIIAAITKIIWDYAGSK, from the coding sequence ATGAATTTCATGCTCACTTTAAGAACCATTACATGTATTATCTGCCTTTGTATTAGCACTAACTGTCTTTTAGCCCAGCAACATGTTCTGTCTCAAATCGAACAGGCAGCTGCAACGTTAAAAGCTCAAATTGGCGTCAATGCCATAATCCTGGAAACGGGAGATACAATAAACTTTCATGAGGAACAGCGTTTCCCTATGCAAAGCACTTATAAATTCCCTATTGCAATGTCCATTCTACATAAGGTAGACCAAGGTAAACTCACATTAAAACAAAAAATAGCCATCAATCCTTCAGAAATTATTCCAAGAGGAGTAAGTCTTATTAGAGAAAAATACCCGCAAGGCACAACCCTAGACCTTAATGAACTTCTGCGACTCAATGTAGCCGAAAGTGACGGAACGGCTTGTGATGTACTGATCCGTCTTGCTGGCGGTACCCAAAAGGTACAGGAATATATCAATAGTATTGGAATAAAGAATATGAGGATTGCAACCACCGAAATGGTACAGGTCTCAGATGACTGGATCCAATACCAGAACTGGTCAACTCCAAAGGCCATGACAGAGTTATTGAAAATATTCTACGAGGGCGATGTACTTTCTAAAAATAGTCAGAGCAAACTCCTGGAATGGATGATAGCATCAGTTCCGGGAAACAAACGTTTAAAAGGCAGCCTACCTCCGAATGCAGTTGTAGCACACAAACCCGGAACCTCAGGCACTTTTAGGGGGCTGACTCGTGCCACCAATGATATAGGCATCATTACTTTGCCTAATGGAAACCATGTTGCCATCAGTGTGTTTGTATCTGATGCCTACGGAACTACACCAGAAAGAGAAGGGATAATCGCAGCAATTACCAAAATAATTTGGGATTATGCAGGTAGCAAATAA
- a CDS encoding ABC-F family ATP-binding cassette domain-containing protein: MINVNNISVSFGGTTLFSDVTFSINENDKIALMGKNGAGKSTILKIIADATKPTSGNVTGPKDAVIAYLPQHLLTQDNVTVFEETLKAFQEVHQMQKELDELNEQLTIRTDYESDDYMKLIERVSELSEKFYSVEEINYDAEVEKVLKGLGFERKDFNRQTSEFSGGWRMRIELAKILLKKPDLILLDEPTNHMDIESIQWLEDFLINSAKAVMVISHDRTFIDNITNRTIEVTMGRIYDYKAKYSHYLQLRADRRVHQLKAYEEQQRFIADNQEFIDRFRGTYSKTLQVQSRVKMLEKLEIIEIDEVDTSALRLKFPPSPRSGQYPVIVEELTKKYGDHVVFEKASMVIERGEKVAFVGKNGEGKSTMIKSIMSEIDFEGSLKVGHNAKIGYFAQNQAALLDENLTVFETIDQIPLSDGTIKIKDLLGAFMFSGDDTTKKVKVLSGGEKTRLAMIKLLLEPVNVLILDEPTNHLDMKTKDIIKGALQDFDGTLILVSHDRDFLDGLAQKVFEFGNKRVREHFEDIKGFLAYKKMSSLKEIESM; the protein is encoded by the coding sequence GTGATTAATGTAAATAATATCTCCGTTTCATTTGGCGGAACTACCCTGTTTAGTGATGTAACCTTTTCGATTAACGAAAATGATAAAATAGCCCTGATGGGTAAAAATGGTGCAGGCAAGTCTACCATCTTAAAAATAATTGCCGATGCCACAAAACCCACTTCGGGTAATGTAACCGGTCCAAAAGATGCTGTAATTGCTTATTTACCACAGCATTTGCTTACGCAAGATAATGTTACCGTTTTTGAAGAGACTTTAAAAGCCTTTCAAGAGGTGCATCAGATGCAAAAGGAACTGGACGAGCTGAATGAGCAACTAACCATTAGAACTGACTACGAAAGCGACGATTACATGAAGTTAATTGAGCGTGTATCGGAGTTGAGTGAGAAGTTTTATTCGGTAGAAGAAATCAATTACGATGCTGAGGTAGAAAAAGTATTAAAAGGCTTGGGCTTTGAACGTAAAGACTTTAATCGCCAAACTTCTGAGTTTTCGGGCGGATGGCGCATGCGGATCGAGCTGGCTAAGATTTTATTAAAGAAACCCGATCTGATTTTACTGGATGAGCCTACCAACCACATGGATATTGAAAGTATTCAATGGTTGGAAGATTTTTTAATCAACTCGGCAAAGGCCGTGATGGTAATCTCGCATGACCGTACTTTTATAGATAACATCACCAATCGTACAATTGAAGTTACCATGGGCCGCATATACGATTACAAGGCCAAATACAGTCACTACCTGCAGTTGCGTGCCGACCGTCGTGTGCACCAATTAAAAGCTTATGAAGAACAACAACGTTTTATTGCCGATAACCAGGAATTTATAGATCGCTTTAGAGGTACTTACTCAAAAACTTTGCAAGTGCAATCGCGCGTAAAAATGCTCGAAAAGCTCGAAATTATCGAGATCGATGAGGTGGATACTTCAGCATTGCGTTTGAAGTTTCCGCCATCGCCACGTTCCGGTCAATACCCGGTAATTGTAGAAGAGCTGACCAAAAAATATGGCGATCACGTGGTATTCGAAAAAGCATCAATGGTGATTGAGCGGGGAGAAAAAGTGGCTTTTGTAGGTAAAAATGGCGAAGGTAAGTCGACCATGATTAAATCCATTATGAGTGAGATTGATTTTGAGGGAAGTTTAAAAGTTGGCCACAATGCAAAGATTGGCTACTTTGCTCAAAATCAGGCAGCATTGCTGGATGAGAATTTAACGGTATTTGAAACCATTGATCAGATTCCATTAAGCGATGGAACCATAAAAATCAAAGACCTTTTAGGTGCTTTTATGTTTAGCGGCGATGATACCACCAAAAAAGTTAAGGTGCTTTCTGGCGGTGAGAAAACGCGTTTAGCGATGATCAAGCTCTTGCTGGAACCGGTAAATGTATTGATCCTTGATGAGCCGACCAATCACTTAGACATGAAAACAAAAGATATCATTAAAGGGGCCCTGCAAGATTTTGATGGTACCTTGATTTTGGTATCGCACGATCGGGATTTCTTAGACGGACTGGCTCAAAAAGTATTCGAATTTGGTAATAAACGTGTCCGTGAGCATTTTGAAGATATTAAGGGTTTCCTGGCTTACAAGAAGATGAGTAGCTTAAAAGAGATTGAGAGCATGTAA
- a CDS encoding DUF6266 family protein: MGILKSGINGPVRNKTGSSVARMHRNINVVTGAYRKSNKPPTALQLEAQAKFSLLSSFLGSIDDLVKTGFKQYSKGKDPINVASSYNFNHAFLVDGTDFTLNYPELVYSRGYIVPAESPGVLTLPAQIGFNWLPQRQSTYCRYTDLATFLIYNPAKKMAFRRALVTDRYAQGHLLDVPPNFAGDTVHCYMSFASKDGKLQGNSIYVGELICV, encoded by the coding sequence ATGGGCATCTTAAAATCAGGGATCAACGGTCCCGTTCGCAATAAAACAGGTTCGTCAGTTGCCCGTATGCACAGAAATATTAACGTTGTTACCGGGGCTTACCGAAAAAGCAATAAACCGCCAACAGCATTACAATTGGAAGCTCAGGCTAAATTTAGCCTGCTGAGCAGTTTCTTAGGTAGTATTGATGATTTAGTCAAAACGGGGTTTAAGCAGTATTCAAAAGGGAAAGACCCTATAAATGTGGCTAGTTCTTACAACTTTAACCATGCTTTTCTAGTCGATGGAACAGATTTCACACTGAATTATCCGGAATTGGTATACAGCAGGGGTTATATTGTACCGGCTGAAAGTCCTGGTGTGCTGACTTTACCTGCACAAATAGGATTTAACTGGCTACCACAACGGCAATCTACCTATTGCCGATATACTGATCTGGCCACTTTTTTGATATACAATCCGGCAAAAAAAATGGCATTTAGGCGTGCTCTTGTAACTGATCGTTATGCACAGGGTCATTTGCTCGACGTGCCCCCGAATTTCGCTGGCGATACTGTACATTGCTATATGAGCTTTGCTTCGAAAGACGGGAAGTTACAAGGAAATAGTATTTATGTTGGGGAGCTGATATGTGTTTAA
- a CDS encoding gliding motility protein RemB: MTTANCGFAQLIYQPYSYQFYQKLNKQFYDPGTNLHTSLKPYLITDSSTLRPAYDSLMNSGEDKMHKSWLGQVLFNRHLIDVKNKDYTFYMDFLPDVEIGREFKEKETTYLNTRGYQVFGTIGSNFFFYSSGYENQGKFANYENTYISKTGMVPGQAYNKGSATTDWSLVTALIAYKLNKEVTIELGEDKTFIGDGYRSVLLSDYAAAYPLLRVTANLGKHVQYMAMWAYMEDQKAVQFNSFYNNRRKWAAFHYIDWNITNRASLGFFNALIAAEADDQGKSRGFDLNYVNPLFFVSSLGPSGTIPSHTLFGFNGKYKILNQTVVYGQFLYDQAPSAVSNKGRKAWQLGARGSDLFKVNKLNYLFEFNTAAPYTYSNQFPIVNYAELNEPLAHPYGANFKEWLGILNYTIGKIDFQGQLGHARYGLNVNGINYGKDIGLSDQTGLPLLGSTTGQGLSTNLNYVEGTVGYLLNPKYNLRIEAGGLLRQEKNSLSDTKTMMITLGLRSSFRNLYHDF, from the coding sequence TTGACAACAGCAAACTGTGGATTTGCACAATTGATTTATCAGCCTTATTCTTACCAGTTTTACCAGAAGCTCAATAAGCAATTTTATGATCCTGGCACAAATCTGCATACATCGCTTAAGCCTTATCTAATTACGGATTCAAGCACGCTGAGACCGGCTTATGATTCCTTGATGAACTCAGGTGAAGATAAAATGCACAAAAGTTGGCTCGGTCAGGTTTTGTTTAACAGGCATTTGATAGACGTAAAAAATAAAGACTATACTTTTTACATGGACTTTTTGCCTGATGTTGAGATTGGGCGTGAATTTAAAGAGAAGGAAACCACTTATCTAAATACGCGTGGTTATCAGGTTTTTGGTACCATTGGCTCTAATTTTTTCTTTTACAGTAGTGGTTATGAGAACCAGGGTAAGTTTGCCAATTATGAAAATACATACATCAGTAAAACGGGTATGGTACCCGGTCAGGCTTATAATAAGGGCTCTGCTACAACAGACTGGTCGCTCGTAACAGCATTAATTGCTTATAAACTAAATAAAGAGGTTACCATTGAATTAGGAGAAGATAAAACCTTTATAGGTGACGGTTACAGGTCTGTCTTGCTGTCTGATTACGCAGCTGCTTATCCACTACTTAGAGTTACCGCAAACCTGGGCAAACACGTTCAATATATGGCCATGTGGGCCTATATGGAAGATCAAAAGGCCGTACAGTTCAATTCGTTTTACAACAACAGAAGAAAATGGGCAGCTTTCCATTACATAGACTGGAACATCACCAATAGGGCGTCCCTAGGTTTCTTTAATGCATTAATTGCTGCGGAAGCAGATGATCAGGGGAAATCGCGGGGTTTTGATCTCAATTATGTAAACCCCTTATTTTTTGTATCTTCTTTAGGGCCGTCTGGCACCATCCCATCCCATACGCTATTTGGATTTAATGGTAAATACAAAATTTTAAATCAGACAGTTGTTTATGGCCAGTTTCTTTATGACCAGGCACCATCTGCTGTGAGTAATAAAGGCAGGAAAGCATGGCAATTAGGAGCCAGGGGATCTGATCTTTTTAAAGTCAATAAGTTAAATTACTTATTTGAGTTCAATACAGCTGCCCCTTATACCTATTCGAACCAGTTTCCGATTGTTAATTATGCAGAACTCAATGAGCCATTGGCACACCCCTATGGTGCTAATTTTAAGGAGTGGCTGGGTATTCTCAATTACACAATTGGAAAAATTGATTTTCAAGGTCAGCTTGGCCATGCCAGATATGGTTTGAACGTTAACGGAATTAATTATGGCAAGGACATCGGTTTGTCAGATCAGACAGGCTTACCGCTTTTGGGCAGCACAACCGGACAAGGGCTAAGCACAAATTTAAATTATGTAGAGGGAACAGTTGGTTATCTGCTTAATCCCAAATATAACCTGCGTATAGAGGCTGGTGGCTTGCTTAGGCAAGAAAAAAATAGCCTCTCAGATACTAAAACCATGATGATCACCTTAGGCTTGAGAAGTAGTTTTAGAAACCTTTATCATGATTTCTAA
- a CDS encoding gliding motility protein RemB translates to MIQYQSISANNLFKKCLLLPSLMLLGVLMMNMSVFGQAEYQPYSYQFHQKLNRVLYSTKTREHTSLKPFLMDSLLKFTTDSILNFGSETRASGWGYRKLFNEHLIDIKSKNSTFYTDLLPDLSIGRDLSGSKTTSLTSVGLQIGGTVGDQFFYAVSGYVNRGVFPNYLDTYINQVGIIPGEAAAHGEGAYNWSFIRAVVSYTPLKYLNISAGRDKMFIGDGYRSMLLSDAASPYPFFKLTGNLGNVTYMAMWTYMNDPASTSPYHINRKKFGVFHYLDWNVSNRLFLGFFDNLIGFYTDDNGQKRPFDFNYINPIIFTKPVNNSSDNPDKSLLGFTGKYKVSDGITAYGQFALNEFVARNFFSGNGASVNKFGWQLGLRGADLFKIKRLNYLLETNGAKPFTYSARSAIENYSVNGEPLAHPWGANFREVVGLLNYSFKRFDFGGEIDLGKYGLDVNGLNYGKDIFKLYTSPAKEYGNYIGQGLLTHLVYFQGKAAFLLNPKYNLRIELNGTFRSEKNDLFTDRSTVFSLGLRSSFRNIYTDLSSYKVH, encoded by the coding sequence ATGATCCAATATCAAAGTATAAGCGCTAATAACTTATTCAAAAAATGTCTGCTGTTGCCATCTCTGATGCTGTTAGGCGTGTTGATGATGAATATGTCCGTTTTTGGACAGGCTGAATATCAGCCTTATTCGTATCAGTTTCACCAAAAGCTCAATAGGGTTCTTTATTCAACAAAGACCCGTGAACACACTTCATTAAAGCCATTTTTAATGGATTCTTTATTGAAATTTACCACTGATTCTATACTAAATTTTGGTTCAGAAACCAGGGCTTCTGGTTGGGGATACAGAAAATTGTTTAATGAACATCTGATAGACATAAAAAGCAAAAATTCTACATTTTACACTGACCTTTTACCTGATCTTTCGATCGGGAGAGACTTATCTGGTTCTAAAACAACGTCCTTAACCTCAGTAGGTTTACAGATTGGAGGAACGGTTGGTGATCAGTTTTTTTATGCAGTTAGTGGTTATGTAAATAGGGGTGTCTTTCCGAATTACCTGGATACTTATATTAACCAGGTTGGAATTATACCGGGAGAGGCCGCTGCACATGGAGAGGGTGCTTATAATTGGTCCTTTATCCGTGCTGTCGTTTCTTATACACCTTTAAAGTATCTGAATATTTCTGCAGGCCGTGATAAAATGTTTATTGGTGATGGTTACCGGTCTATGCTATTATCCGACGCAGCATCACCCTATCCATTTTTTAAACTTACCGGTAACTTAGGTAATGTAACCTATATGGCGATGTGGACTTATATGAATGATCCGGCATCAACTTCACCTTATCATATAAACAGGAAAAAATTTGGTGTCTTTCATTATCTGGATTGGAATGTGTCCAACCGGTTGTTCCTTGGCTTCTTCGATAATCTTATTGGGTTTTATACAGATGATAACGGACAAAAGCGCCCCTTTGATTTTAACTATATAAATCCAATTATCTTTACTAAACCTGTTAATAACTCAAGTGATAATCCGGATAAGTCCTTGCTTGGATTTACTGGGAAATACAAAGTTAGCGACGGTATAACGGCCTATGGGCAATTTGCCCTAAATGAATTTGTTGCTAGGAACTTTTTCTCCGGTAACGGAGCTTCAGTTAACAAATTCGGCTGGCAGCTAGGATTAAGAGGGGCAGATCTGTTTAAGATCAAAAGATTAAATTATCTACTGGAAACAAATGGAGCGAAACCTTTTACCTATTCAGCCAGATCTGCCATTGAAAATTATTCGGTTAATGGGGAACCATTGGCGCATCCCTGGGGTGCTAATTTTAGAGAGGTTGTAGGATTATTGAATTATTCCTTCAAACGATTTGATTTTGGCGGCGAAATTGATTTAGGTAAATACGGCCTTGATGTTAATGGCCTTAATTATGGAAAGGATATTTTTAAGTTGTATACTTCCCCCGCAAAGGAGTATGGAAACTATATCGGACAAGGCTTATTAACTCACCTGGTTTATTTTCAGGGAAAAGCTGCCTTTTTGCTTAATCCGAAATACAACTTGAGAATTGAACTGAATGGTACCTTTAGATCGGAAAAGAATGATCTGTTTACGGACCGGTCTACTGTTTTTAGCCTTGGTTTACGCAGCTCTTTTAGAAATATATATACTGATCTTTCAAGCTATAAAGTACATTAA
- a CDS encoding DUF6266 family protein yields MGIINNGLHGPFKGRIDNTVYYMLKNKNVSRQIGINTKPPSELQLRNRLVTKLSSKFMCALKDFIETGFGIEAKLMDDNAYNQAIKHNKSQIIEGTYPDLKIAYPQVILSKGLLKPAEKWEVTQIPMGLQFTWQTDPKIAWPEAVEQVMMLAYFPDQNRTEYMLFGNERISGSAELELPPSLQGKYMETYLSFIAADRKQVANSVYTGSFNKPEVTDHLLLNT; encoded by the coding sequence ATGGGAATTATCAACAATGGTCTGCATGGACCCTTCAAGGGCAGAATAGACAATACGGTCTATTACATGCTAAAAAACAAAAACGTATCGCGACAAATCGGTATAAATACAAAACCGCCTTCAGAATTACAGTTGAGAAACAGGCTGGTTACCAAACTATCCAGTAAGTTTATGTGCGCATTAAAGGATTTCATTGAAACGGGTTTTGGCATTGAAGCCAAGCTAATGGACGACAATGCTTATAATCAAGCGATAAAACACAATAAAAGTCAAATTATTGAAGGTACTTATCCGGATCTGAAGATTGCCTACCCACAGGTGATATTAAGCAAAGGCCTTTTAAAGCCTGCAGAAAAATGGGAGGTCACACAAATTCCTATGGGACTACAATTCACCTGGCAAACCGACCCTAAAATAGCCTGGCCGGAAGCAGTAGAACAGGTTATGATGCTTGCCTATTTCCCTGATCAAAACAGGACCGAGTATATGTTGTTTGGCAATGAAAGAATTTCCGGAAGCGCAGAATTGGAACTTCCGCCAAGTTTACAAGGGAAATATATGGAAACCTATTTGTCTTTTATCGCTGCCGACAGAAAGCAAGTGGCTAACAGCGTATACACAGGCAGTTTTAATAAACCAGAAGTAACCGATCATTTATTATTAAACACTTAA
- a CDS encoding universal stress protein, translated as MKPLLLLTDFSESGNHAVEYGYHLAKHLKTNVMLCNAVDMAGAANMLWPAEAYDTLITESGKELKKLKKHLERTDHHTGFHPQISYQSKLGRLLDVVESIRQKEDFYMIVIGAHRTGFARFLLENHSKSMIDTLTCPLLIVPQDAALSDIKKIAFGTDFKNHKRDLEAIYKLIPMAEQMGAKILLAHIHKGEIADIKKMEDEFLTEISNKANYPHIFYSCVEHDKADEGLCQLCTNQQVDMLVMLHRSRDFFELMFGGSHTHKVAVKVTVPLMVIPE; from the coding sequence ATGAAACCATTATTGTTGTTGACCGATTTTTCTGAAAGTGGTAACCATGCGGTTGAATACGGATACCATCTTGCCAAACACTTAAAAACGAATGTAATGTTGTGCAATGCTGTTGATATGGCTGGGGCTGCAAATATGTTATGGCCTGCTGAAGCTTATGATACCTTGATCACTGAGAGCGGGAAAGAATTGAAAAAATTAAAAAAACATTTAGAGCGGACTGACCATCATACCGGTTTTCACCCACAGATCAGTTACCAGAGCAAACTTGGCCGACTTCTCGATGTAGTGGAGAGCATAAGACAAAAGGAGGATTTTTACATGATTGTAATAGGAGCGCATCGTACGGGATTCGCCCGGTTTTTATTGGAGAACCACAGCAAAAGTATGATCGATACTTTAACCTGTCCACTGCTGATTGTACCACAGGATGCAGCCTTATCTGATATTAAGAAAATAGCCTTTGGCACAGATTTTAAAAATCATAAGCGAGATCTCGAAGCTATTTATAAGCTGATTCCTATGGCAGAACAAATGGGTGCAAAGATTTTGCTTGCTCATATCCATAAGGGAGAGATAGCGGATATAAAAAAGATGGAAGATGAGTTTTTAACGGAGATTTCTAACAAAGCCAATTATCCGCATATTTTTTACAGTTGTGTGGAGCATGACAAAGCTGATGAAGGATTATGCCAGTTGTGCACCAACCAACAGGTGGATATGCTGGTGATGTTGCATCGCTCACGTGATTTTTTTGAGCTGATGTTTGGCGGAAGTCATACCCATAAAGTAGCTGTTAAGGTTACAGTTCCATTAATGGTGATCCCGGAATAA
- a CDS encoding alpha/beta hydrolase, translated as MIRRILAITGTALVVLALFTFLAYKLTPWPTAMLIRYYFNKEGLKVNDALLKHVPAGVSSLLDQSYIEGDKDARLDVYCPEAIANTDQRLPVVVWVHGGGWISGSKAQVANYCKILASKGYTVVAIDYSLAPEKHYPLPLQQTNRALEYINENAGRFHVDTNHFILAGDSGGAHIAAQTANIISSAGYADLIGVKPGINRKQLTGLILYCGAYDAGQIDLNGSSGIFLKTVLWSYSGEKDFVNAPLFKPASVINYITKDYPACFISVGNGDPLLSHSLALAKKLTELKVPLDSLFFKSDHKPVLPHEYQFNLDEAAGKLALDRSVKFLERVSR; from the coding sequence ATGATAAGAAGAATTTTAGCCATTACTGGCACTGCTCTGGTTGTTCTTGCTCTATTCACCTTTCTGGCATATAAATTAACCCCATGGCCAACAGCAATGTTAATCAGATACTACTTCAATAAAGAAGGCCTAAAGGTTAATGATGCTTTATTAAAGCATGTGCCTGCTGGTGTTTCTAGCCTATTAGATCAGTCCTATATTGAAGGCGATAAGGATGCAAGATTGGATGTCTATTGCCCAGAAGCAATAGCTAATACAGATCAACGACTCCCTGTCGTAGTTTGGGTTCACGGTGGGGGATGGATTTCGGGGAGCAAAGCACAAGTAGCCAACTATTGCAAGATTCTCGCTTCAAAAGGCTATACTGTAGTTGCGATTGATTATTCCCTGGCGCCAGAAAAGCATTATCCACTACCGCTTCAACAAACTAACCGTGCACTGGAATACATCAACGAAAATGCGGGACGTTTTCATGTAGATACGAATCATTTTATTCTTGCGGGAGATTCGGGAGGAGCACACATTGCAGCGCAAACAGCTAATATAATCAGTAGTGCTGGCTATGCCGATTTGATTGGCGTTAAACCAGGCATTAACCGTAAGCAATTAACCGGACTTATTTTATATTGTGGTGCTTACGATGCCGGACAGATAGATCTGAATGGTAGTTCTGGAATCTTCCTGAAGACCGTACTGTGGTCTTACAGTGGTGAAAAAGATTTTGTGAATGCCCCATTATTTAAACCTGCATCTGTAATCAATTACATCACCAAAGATTATCCAGCCTGTTTCATATCCGTGGGAAATGGAGATCCGCTGCTATCACATTCTCTGGCTTTGGCAAAGAAGCTGACTGAATTAAAGGTTCCGCTAGATTCATTGTTTTTCAAATCGGACCATAAACCCGTCTTGCCACATGAGTATCAATTTAACCTTGACGAGGCTGCGGGAAAGCTCGCCCTGGATAGATCGGTAAAGTTTCTGGAGCGAGTTAGCAGGTAG